The nucleotide sequence TAGCCAGGAAATATTGCCGAGGATCAGTATCTCTGGAACTCATTGAAGGGGTAGATTTCCTTCTCTGATTGACCATCATTGTATTTGGTTATAGAACTACAACAACTAAGGTAGTTTTAAAGAGGCAAACGTAGAGGATATATTGCTTTCACCATTTGCAAAGGAAGCCCCTGTAAGGTGGGTCAAGGATTTGGAAACAAGCTTATGGTGGAGAAGGTAGCAGAGTGATGATGACCATCGATGAACTTTTAATGCATTCGAAGTACATTCTTATTCCTTGTATCAAATCTCGTATATTATGATTAGCAGTAACTTCGACTGATGCTGAAGTCACAAGTTGCTTCCTCCTAACTCGAATGTAGCATATATTTTATTGGTTCTGTTACGATACTGTTCTTCTTCTACCTTGAATATTATGTTGTGGCAATTTGACAGAGAAGTTGGTGAAACTTTGCAATGTCATTATCTGGATTTAACTAAAAGCTAAATGCAAAGTATGGTATTTGCTGGCTGCTGAGATTGAGCACTTGGTTGTCGCTCGCAGACTACTCTTCCTGTGGACGACATCGTGAAGGCCTTGGCCAAAACCGGGTACTTAGCGAGGACTTCTCTCGATGCTGGTAGCTTCGTCTGCAACTATGTTTACTACCATTCCCTGTGGTTCGCGGAGCAGCATGGCTTCGACTCCCTCTTCGTGCACATCCCTCCTTTTGAGACCATTCACAAGGAGATTCAGATGAAGTTTGTTGCCTGCCTCCTCGACGTTCTTGCTTCCTTGCCGTAATGCCTCCATCCATCAGAAACCATCGAAAGATCTGCTTTCTCTAAGTTGTGTGAGTGAAACTTAGCTCGAATGTCTGTATTTCTCAATGCTATGTCATGTCTCTGCATCAGCGAATAAAAGGCAATTCGGTGGTTGTCTTTATCTTGTTATCTATGTAATGCTATGGTCGTCTCTAATCCATATTGGCGAGCGAATCGAGTCTTTTTACATACATTAGTTTGTCTGATTTGTGagtgctaattatagattatctgatTTCTATatgttcaaaaattatattgagatcctgAAATATTTAACATTATTTCTAAAAATATGATATGTGCGTgtgaaaaatgacactaaaatagagttaaaaagataatttcatattGTTATTCTCATCGATATTAATTTCCTCCTTTATAACTTTTTATGAAAATAGTAGTTCAGAAACCAACCGTTTTAATACGAAGCAATTGAATAATAGTATGATTTCGTTTCCTAACAAAACTCCTCTTTTTTTCTCTCAAGAATAGGAATCTctgtataatttttgaaaatagtaAAATCGAGATATAAAAGTAGCTAATTACGAGGATAATCTAATTAGCTCAACTTATCTTCCTTTTGCACTTAGGCAATTAATAATTACCCAGGAAAATATAAAATATGACATACATGTTTATAATCATATGCTAGAAGACAGGTCGTATTACATGAATGATGAATTCTATTGATTTCTTATTGGATATAAATGTGTTATTGTCCGTATAAAATCTGTATGATATGAAATATATATGTTCACATTAAACAAGATTTCGTCCGTCCATTCAAATTTCttcctactactactactactactactactactaattAGGAAATGAACTAGAAAATAATATGTCCATTGACAATCTTAAAGTTGGTTAGGATATTCTCCAAATTTTCTTTGCTTGTGTTGTATATTTCACTGAAGTATCAATAATTTAGTTTGTTTGTATTGGATGTCTCACTgaagtttgtatttttgatatGAAAATATTGATTTAGATTCTaaagttattaggaaagataaataaaaatatatattcttattcatgaataatccaATGTACCCTCAATAGATTTTAAGATAATAGAAAATCATATAAATAtgtgtaaaaaatatataataaaaaaatataaatggttaaatagaaatataaattttGTATCATTGTTGTTGTATTGTTAGAGGTTTTTTTTTTGGGGGATGGAACATAAAAAATTAGTCTTTAAATGTTGGTAAagtttttagaaaaataaataaaataaaatcacctGCAATTTGGCCTTTTATGTGAAGCCGTCATAATCTTTTAACGGAGATCAAGTTGACACGTGAGGTTGAGAAACCAAATCTGTTGTCGTGCTCGAGCTTACCCGTGAAACAGACAAGAGAGGTAGCATCGTCAGGACAGCGCGTTGAGGTAGGCCTGACCTAAGTAACGCTTGCATCTCTTCTTCTCTCCTGCTTGCTTCCTACCGTTCTTTCCGCTGAAGCGACGAGGATTCCCCCGTTGTCATGTCGAGCGAGAGAGCACGGGGAGATAAATGCGGCggcagcggaggaggaggagcagcagcagcggagATGAATCAATAAATCCATCCGCCTAGATTCCTGATTCTAGAGAGGAACTCCATCCTCTCAGTCGAAGGAGAGGGACGGGGGGTGGCGGTAGAAAAATACTACCGTCTCTCTCCGGTTCGTAGTTCTCCTCCACCGCCCCCATCTTACAGATCGTCGATTACGAGGTACGCACGCACGCGATCTCCACAAATCTACTCTTCTTTCTTAACTCCGATTCGATTTGATTCGATTCGATTGCCGATCCATCCATCTCCGAAACCCTAGAGTGCTCAAACCACCACATCGATCTCATTCCGTATCTTAATATATTATGGACCGAGTCCAATTTCTTGATTCCCTTTTCATTCTCTCGATGCAAGCACGATCAGCGGTCGACCAATCGTCGGGAGGCAGCAATTCCTTTCTTCAAATCCGTATCTTGTTTTCCCCTTCCTTTTCCCTTCTTGCTCCTATACTGATATCTTAGTTCCTTTGGGTTGCCTTATTTCTCCTCGTAAATAAGTAGGATGCGACATTTTGAGGTTTCAGATCGATAGATTTGTCGTCCACGTTCAGGAATTGGGCTAGGAATGCGTTTGTTTGTTTCTTCTTCGGAGGAGGGAGTTCTGAAAGCCCTTTGGGAATCAGTCATATACGTTTTGTTCATCAGATGTAATCGTTTCCTTCCTTCCTGTTGACAGATAGAATTACGATTGTACTCTGGTAATCTATCAAGGAAGTGAGTGGGTTGAGCACAAATGGATACTCCAACACGGCCACCTCCTCCTCCCGGCTCCTCTGCAGCGGTTGCTTCTCCTAACACCCCGACACCTCGCCCTGAGCGGCGGCCTACACCCCCTGCGTTCTCCTCCCCATTATCAGCAAGATTTTCGCCTCAGATACCCCAGCAAGACCGGCTGCCTCTGTCATCGTCACGGACGCCTGGCTCGCTGTCATCAGGTGAAGGAGTTCATCATACCAGTAGTCCAGTTCCTCAGTTCAGCACTCCTCCTGGCCCACCTATCTTCTCCTCGCCCTTGCGGCCTGCAGCTGTGCCTTTCCAAGCATCACCGGCAACTCCTCAGCCAGTAGCTTTCTCATGGGGCTCATCTTTGCCCACCTCTTCTTCACCTCCTTATTCTAACGGATCCAGTGAGCTGCCACTGCATCACTCTGCTGATGTTGATGAGTCTACGCTTGAGTCCCCGTATGTGCTTTTTTCTGCTCACAAGGTACTATttcttgttttctctttcttGTGATATTATGAATCAAACTGTCTTGCTAGAATAATTCATTTCAGTCATAACCTGATTTTTCTTTCACATCTCTTCAACTTTGTGCTTAATCCTATGCATTATTTCTTAAGTTAATGCTGTTGGAAGTTGTATTGGTTTGCTCATCATAACACTTTGCAAAACTACTTTGAAAATCCCATCTTCCATCAGCTTAAAGATCCTTCATATCTCATGCAGTGTTGGGTAACTTCTTATACTGCAAGCATTGATTTGCGTTACAGGTGTTGAAACGTAAAAAACTAGCAAATGTGCCAAGCTTGGGATTTGGAGCTTTGGTCTCCCCTGGAAGAGAAATTGCACCTGGTCCTGAGGTTGTACACCATGAACCTCACCGGTGCCAAACTTGTGGAGCTTATTCAAACCTTTACTGTGAAATTTTGGTTGGATCCGGACAGTGGCAATGTGTAATTTGTAAGAATTTGAACAGCAGTAATGGGGAATATATAGCTCCCAGTAAGGAAGACCTTCGGCACTGGCCTGAGCTCTCTTCCTCAGCTATTGACTATGTTCAGAATGGAAATAGGCCAGGGTTTGTTCCAGTTTCTGACACAAGAATTACTGCACCTATATTTCTTGTCATTGATGAATGCTTGGATGAAGCACACCTCCAGCATCTGCAAGGTTCTTTGCATGCTTTTGCGGATTCTCTTCCCCCTACTATGAGACTTGGTATCATTACATATGGACGAAGCGTGTcagtatttgatttttcagagGGATCAGTGGCATCGGCTGATGTACTGCCAGGTGACAAGTCACCCAGCCAAGAATCTCTAAAAGCTCTGTTATATGGCACTGGCATCTATTTGTCGCCTGTACATGCTTCACTTCCTGTGGTGCACACGATATTTTCATCTCTAAGACCATACAAACTCAACTTGCCTGAAGCATCTCGAGACCGATGCCTTGGTACAGCAGTGGAGGTTGCTCTAGCAATAATTCGAGGACCATCTGCTGATAGGACACGTGGAATTATCAAAAGATCAGGAGGCAACTGCAGAGTCTTGGTGTGTTCTGGTGGTCCCAATACTTATGGACCTGGATCGGTTCCACATTCATTTTCTCATCCGAATTATGCATACATGGAGAAGACAGCTATGAAATGGATGGATCATCTTGGTCAAGAGGCACTTCGGCATAACACTACGGTGGATATTCTTTGTGCTGGAACTTGTCCAGTGAGAATTCCCATTCTGCAGCCTCTAGCAAAAAGCTCTGGTGGCGTGCTGATACTTCATGATGACTTTGGAGAGGCATTTGGTGTTAATTTGCAAAGAGCATCTTCCAGGGCAGCTGGTTCGCACGGTTTGTTTGAGATTCGCTGTTCTGATGATATTCTTGTGACTCAAGTTATTGGGCCAGGAGAAGAGGCAGCAGTTGATTCTCATGAAACATTTAAAAGAGACTCATCTTTTTGCATTCAGATGCATAGCGTTGAAGAAACACAGAGCTTTGCGCTGTCTATGGAAACTAAAGGTGATATTAAGAATGACTATGTTTATTTCCAGTTTGCAGTTCGTTATTCGAATATTTATCACACAGACATTTCTAGAGTGATTACTGTGAGGTTACCTACCGTGGATAGTGTGTCCATGTATCTCCGGAGCATACAGGAAAATGCTGCTGCAGTTCTTATTGCTAAGAGGACTCTCTTGCATGCAAAAACTTTTTCTGATGCTATAGATATGAGACTTACAGTAGATGAGAGAGTTAAGGACATCGCTGTAAAGTATGGTTCTCAACTACCCAAATCTAGGCTTTATCGGTTTCCTCAGGAGTTATCAACTCTGCCTGAAAGCTTATTTCATCTGAGAAGGGGACCACTATTAGGAAATATTGTTGGTCATGAGGATGAAAGATCTGTCTTAAGAAATTTGTTTCtgaatgcatcatttgatttgtcTCTTCGGATGTTGGCCCCACGTTGTCTAATGCATCGAGAAGGAGGTACTTTTGAGGAGCTACCAGCATATGACCTTGCCATGCAGTCGAATGTGGCCGTGGTGCTTGACCATGGAACAGAGATATTCATATGGTTGGTAAGTCACCTTCAGCACCATCTTTGCTATGCTAGATAAGCTAAATTGTACTTATTGAGAATCATAAATATCTGTTTGAACTTTCTAAATCTTTGCTGCATCGTGTTTTATTATTtaccatttttttatttttgacattGTTTGTGTTTCTTTATGTGAAAATATCTAAAAGGTATAATTGTTATCTacattttttagatattttctgTAGTTTTAATTCCATAATCGGTTGACGTGAAACTCTTTCACCCCTTTTTCAAAGAGAGACATGTTGACTTTTGATGGATCATCTATAACATGATTAATTTTTTTGCTCTCTCCTGATCCCCATTCCAGCATTCTTGACATTGGTGATCTCTTAAGGGGAATCTCCAAGAATCTTTCCGTGGTTTTGTGAATGAGCCTAATCTCTGAAGCACTAATATAGGTCGATGCAGTGTAACTTTCAGTGTTACCTCCATTCAAATGTTTCAAAAGGCCCTTGCCTTCATCTCTATCTTAATCATGCAAATTAAGCATTCAACTTAAGTTGATTAACTTAAGTTAATTGAAAAGGGTATCTTTGTTTTTGATCAACTTGATTAATTTAAGTTGAAATTCTAATCTGCATATTGAGCTATTCAAGATTAATTCGTGCTCAAATCAGAGTTTGCATGATCCATGAGACTTGTTTGAAAACCCTGATTTTCTTGGATTTGCTGGACATGGAACTTTGTTCAAATTGATCAGAAATTGGTTGGAGTAATCGGTCATGGTAAATCCTGGCTGACTGCTGATTATGCCCCTTGTCAGGTCTATTCTGGGCAGTTTGAGTTGATCCTGATCAATTTCTGATGAtttcaatattataaataatGGAAAGACATATTATTATCTGACTTGTCTGATTTTCATGCTGATCTTAATCATGTGAGCTTTTGCTTGTAGTTAAGCCACTCAAGCAGTCAAATAGGGAAAGATAAGTACATACAAGGttctaattttcttttttcctttatctaGGAATGTTTTCTCATCTCCATTATTTTCTTCTAATTGTAGTCTTTGAGACCAAAAAAATCTAGAATCATATACGACTGTCATTGtgtacacatatatgtatgtgttgcatatataaatatattacactCAGGCATCACTGTACCTTATGGAGTTTGTTTGAGCCAAGGGTCTTTCAAGCTTAAGTTAAATCTGATTTCAAGAGTCTAAGATTTGTTAATTTGTTCTGTTGTTGAACctgtttgatatattttttgagtTGAAAATTAGCTTTCCACGCCAATTGCTAGTCTAATGCTGCATTAATTTGACCATTTGATTATTGTCATAATCAATATTTCAGGCGTTCGTTGATATAAGACAGGAAGCTAGTTATATTTTATATCTTCCTCAATGTGTGTTAATCATATTACATGGCCTATGTTACTCGTCTATCTATTGATATATCCAGAATGTGTTATAAGATTAGATGTCGTCTAAATTTTTACGTAGCTTTAGACTGGATCTTTGCATCCAAATAAGATCTAAGATACTCCTTGTGGTCAGTGTAATAAAGCATAATTGCATTTTGTAGTGTGAATCTCCACTCTTTTGTTGCCTAAATGTGATGTTGTTGGAGTCACATCTATTAGTCTGTGCAATGACATGCATCTTTGAAGATGTTTTATGCAATCATATTATCATTGAAGCAAGATGATTATAGATTCACTTTGAACATTAGCAATATTTGAAGCAGTTAGAAACTGTTTGTAGAACTGGCGGTTATCTTCTGTTTTGAATGATATTCTCAGATTGTAGTTTTGGGGAAAACCAGGCCGATCCTAGCTACCATGTCATGATTGTAAAAACAAATGTCATGGACGAAACATGAAGAGGATCTCAGATTGTAGTTATTGAAGCTTTCTTTCACACTCATCTTGATTTTGTTCATGTTTACAGTGCCTGCTTGAGCCACCTGACATTCTGATCATCATTCCATGGTGGTTTGCCTTGGTGAATCTTTTCCTTTGCTTCTGACAATTATCCTCCCAGATCTTCTAACTACTCTGTGAAACACATTGCCTCCCTTCTGCTTTAATAGTAATTCTTTTGTTCCCTTGAATTTTAAACAGATAATGACAATCATATATTTGTCAGATTGGTTCTGACAAGGATCCCTGTTGATTTTAAACACTTGCCAGAATTTTAAGTTTCTGCAACAACAATGAGTTCTTGTCTAGTCAAATTTTTCCACTGGTAAAAAAGGCCTTGTGGCTCTGTTGGTTTGAAATAAGAACAAAAGTGAAATTTTGCAGTGTCTCTTTATAACCTTGCTAACAATTAAGAGAGACTTGTTCCACAGTAAACATGTGATTCTAACAAGTAATTTTACTGTTAGTGTCCCCTAGTTCTTTCTAAACATCTGATTCTACAAAGTATTTTACcgttaattttttataattctttctaTCCTGTATTCTCACACTATGTGGTCACCTATCAGAGAGATCACATAGTAGTCCATCATTGCATTACCCTGCTCTTTTTCAACACTTTGTTTTCAACTAAATTTGTACATGTTGCAGTATGCATATATTATTTCAGCTATGACCCTTGTTTTTTCCAATATTTTGTGACATAATCATCCTATGAAGTATGAATATCAAATTGTTGTCAACAACTTCTTACTTGCTGCTGAGTCTGTAATCCTGAAAAGAAGAGAAAAGTTTTGCTTCTAAGTTCACATTTTGATGCCTTCGTAATCCACTCGGTGGCCATAAGTGCTTATAATtgtcaacatctcttgacatgttATTTTGTTGATTTCTTTTTCTCACTTCCTTCTTTTCTATTAATACAAATGCACATTTCAAGCTTCTAAATGTGCACCTTTCAAGCTAGTCTATTTGCATTCTTATGTATGTGCTAATTTACTTTTTACTGTTTTGCAAAAAATATTGGTTTGCATGTTGCTTTGAAGATTACAGTGCTTTCTGCCTCAGTAAGTGATtgaatatttatcattttcaggGTGCTGAGCTTGCAGCTCAAGAAGGAAAAAGTGCAGCTGCCTTAGCAGCATGCAGAACATTGGCAGAGGAGCTGACTGAACACCGTTTTCCAGCTCCTCGGATCCTTGCATTCAAAGTCTGTTTTCTCCACATGTTTATCAGTTTAGTGTTATTACTTCATGAAACTGTTTCGCCTACCCAAATGCTCTTCGTCTTTTCCCATTATCTCATTTATGAGAgctttcaatatgattaaatGGACTATTACTTGTTGCCATTTATTTTATTGAACATGCTCCGATCTATATTTACAAATGAAAATATTATCACATGACATGATGATAAGTTATATTTTATGTAGATGCTGAATTGATTTTGGTTCTTTTAAAATTTCCAgcaagtttatttatttatttttcagatACAAGTGATTTATATTTCTGATATGCTTGGTCTGACACAGGAGGGGAGCTCTCAGGCTCGTTATTTTGTTTCTCGCTTGATTCCAGCACACAAGGATCCTCCTTATGAGCAGGTATGGGTTCAATTTTTCAAGAAGGCTCCATTACAGAAGAAATACAATACATAGTTGAAAT is from Musa acuminata AAA Group cultivar baxijiao chromosome BXJ1-6, Cavendish_Baxijiao_AAA, whole genome shotgun sequence and encodes:
- the LOC135676566 gene encoding protein transport protein SEC23 A-like, producing the protein MDTPTRPPPPPGSSAAVASPNTPTPRPERRPTPPAFSSPLSARFSPQIPQQDRLPLSSSRTPGSLSSGEGVHHTSSPVPQFSTPPGPPIFSSPLRPAAVPFQASPATPQPVAFSWGSSLPTSSSPPYSNGSSELPLHHSADVDESTLESPYVLFSAHKVLKRKKLANVPSLGFGALVSPGREIAPGPEVVHHEPHRCQTCGAYSNLYCEILVGSGQWQCVICKNLNSSNGEYIAPSKEDLRHWPELSSSAIDYVQNGNRPGFVPVSDTRITAPIFLVIDECLDEAHLQHLQGSLHAFADSLPPTMRLGIITYGRSVSVFDFSEGSVASADVLPGDKSPSQESLKALLYGTGIYLSPVHASLPVVHTIFSSLRPYKLNLPEASRDRCLGTAVEVALAIIRGPSADRTRGIIKRSGGNCRVLVCSGGPNTYGPGSVPHSFSHPNYAYMEKTAMKWMDHLGQEALRHNTTVDILCAGTCPVRIPILQPLAKSSGGVLILHDDFGEAFGVNLQRASSRAAGSHGLFEIRCSDDILVTQVIGPGEEAAVDSHETFKRDSSFCIQMHSVEETQSFALSMETKGDIKNDYVYFQFAVRYSNIYHTDISRVITVRLPTVDSVSMYLRSIQENAAAVLIAKRTLLHAKTFSDAIDMRLTVDERVKDIAVKYGSQLPKSRLYRFPQELSTLPESLFHLRRGPLLGNIVGHEDERSVLRNLFLNASFDLSLRMLAPRCLMHREGGTFEELPAYDLAMQSNVAVVLDHGTEIFIWLGAELAAQEGKSAAALAACRTLAEELTEHRFPAPRILAFKEGSSQARYFVSRLIPAHKDPPYEQEARFPQLRTLTPEQRTRLKSSFLHFDDYSFCEWMRSLKLVPPEPS